A single region of the Mytilus trossulus isolate FHL-02 unplaced genomic scaffold, PNRI_Mtr1.1.1.hap1 h1tg000215l__unscaffolded, whole genome shotgun sequence genome encodes:
- the LOC134701110 gene encoding oxidation resistance protein 1-like isoform X3, which translates to MIKFITGERNYEILQVLYIPSEDRKKKTEKKKEVEMVVGSPPKDDRPRMDIPIVKMADKPPSRVPGHAQRQTPVTSPKDDAEFVIPHVLDEDEIQQLDQDCYERFIKVNCKHITDGQGVVSGVLLVTPNAVMFDPNVSDLLVIEHGADTYGVIAPMDMIISCAMYHDIVAMNRKKNKDESEDTPKPEVYHDRTCAHYQSWVRGHSVTTFKIGSKVIQEKSSPSGTSEHSETTSICSCGVADQKLSPQKSPSSNRVLTQSYSPVSSNFEIISQSSFGGETTKEHENSDVRKTLFDNEASENENTLVEDKTNDEGIVDLIDLSVPENKTEKFYLEDNENDLTNQNSDKNDNKDVIIENQLVSENNSGSDDTNGNQSPGEMRIGNIVYMPVSENSKGEVSEKDIQDVKTTLSRLSMTDFESRDRTSSAPVDVPIVSMTSRKEKESSSQPKSLGSFSGSLTSISPHINTFVNYATGLFKPDSRADIKDVSEIPKENPRNSEVRKETPRNFSSSGTNLSINMTEQDFAVAVESAVKLADKPELFQSFDKLIPKPAVSYEDPPLYLCIRLGKPIRGEISQTCPIAAYSKQKKKPEYWFSIPREKVDPLYAFFVQWKPEIYGDDDDMMAEKRGFVVLSEDAEESGDIEILDEYFGGGSLQKDWEFIADKKIISAEEMMKRKSIDTDDIILMPELLAKSNILEDFHLEMLNSVMPPRTVGYPWSLIYSTEKHGFSLKTMYRHMNDIDTPILLVVKDTAENVFGAMTSCEMKVSDHFYGTGESFLYSFYPEFKVFRWTGENNFFMKGNQESLSIGAGQGQFGLWFDGDIYHGRTNHCETYDNDILTISEDFVVSCFEAWGFTD; encoded by the exons gTATTGTACATTCCATCAGaagatagaaagaaaaaaacagagaaGAAGAAAGAAGTAGAGATGGTAGTCGGTAGTCCACCAAAGGATGACAGACCTAGAATG GACATACCGATTGTCAAGATGGCCGACAAGCCACCGTCAAGGGTACCAGGTCATGCTCAAAGACAGACACCAGTTACCTCCCCTAAAGATGATGCTGAGTTTGTCATACCACATGTATTAGATGAGGATGAAATACAACAGCTGGACCAAGATTGTTATGAGAGATTTATTAAAGTCAACTGTAAACATATTACTGATGGCCAG GGTGTGGTGTCTGGTGTATTGCTGGTTACCCCTAATGCTGTTATGTTTGACCCAAATGTGTCAGACCTTTTAGTCATAGAGCATGGAGCAGACACATACGGAGTTATTGCCCCTATGGATATGATCATAAGCTGTGCCATGTACCACGATATAGTTGCTATgaatagaaagaaaaacaa GGATGAATCAGAAGATACTCCAAAACCAGAGGTATACCATGATAGAACTTGTGCTCATTATCAGTCATGGGTCAGAGGTCATAGTGTTACGACCTTCAAAATAGGTTCAAAGGTCATACAAGAAAAGTCGAGTCCATCAGGAACCAGTGAACATTCAGAAACAACAAGTATTTGTTCATGTGGTGTAGCTGATCAAAAACTTTCGCCACAAAAAAGTCCGAGTAGCAATCGAGTTCTTACTCAGAGCTATTCACCTGTGTCttcaaactttgaaattataaGTCAGTCGTCTTTTGGCGGGGAAACAACAAAAGAACATGAAAATAGTGATGTTCGTAAAACATTGTTTGACAATGAAGcatcagaaaatgaaaatactttGGTCGAAGACAAAACAAATGATGAAGGTATTGtggatttaattgatttaagtgtgccagaaaataaaacagaaaaattctATCTAGAAGataatgaaaatgatttaaccaatcaaaattcagacaaaaatgataataaagaTGTTATTATTGAAAATCAACTGGTTTCTGAAAACAATTCTGGAAGTGATGATACAAATGGAAATCAATCTCCGGGTGAGATGAGAATCGGTAACATTGTTTACATGCCTGTCTCTGAAAACAGTAAAGGCGAAGTTTCTGAAAAAGATATACAGGATGTCAAAACTACATTGTCAAGATTAAGTATGACCGATTTTGAAAGTAGGGATCGAACATCCTCTGCTCCGGTTGATGTGCCGATTGTTAGCATGACAAGTAGGAAAGAAAAAGAATCGTCAAGTCAACCAAAATCTCTGGGATCATTCAGTGGATCACTAACCTCTATTTCGCCTCACATTAACACTTTTGTAAATTATGCAACAGGATTATTCAAACCAGACAGTAGGGCTGATATTAAAGATGTTAGTGAAATCCCAAAGGAAAACCCACGGAATAGTGAAGTCCGGAAGGAAACTCCACGGAACTTTTCCTCATCTGGTACTAATTTAAGTATTAACATGACGGAGCAGGATTTTGCTGTGGCTGTTGAAAGTGCTGTAAAACTTGCTGATAAACCAGAATTATTTCAGTCATTTGATA aaTTAATACCAAAACCAGCAGTAAGTTATGAAGATCCACCATTGTACCTCTGCATACGACTAGGTAAACCAATCAGAGGAGAGATATCACAGACCTGTCCTATTGCTGCTTACagtaaacagaaaaagaaaccaGAATACTGGTTCTCAATACCAAGAGAAAA AGTAGATCCTTTGTATGCTTTTTTTGTCCAATGGAAACCTGAGATATACGGAGATGACGACGACATGATGGCTGAAAAACGAGGATTTGTTGTCTTGTCCGAAGATGCAGAAGAGTCGGGGGACATTGAAATTTTAGATGAATATTTTGGAGGAGGTAGTTTACAAAAAGATTGGGAG TTTATTGCAGATAAAAAG ataatCAGTGCTGAAGAGATGATGAAGAGAAAATCTATAGATACTGATGATATTATCTTGATGCCTGAATTACTGGCTAAATCTAATATCTTAGAGGACTTTCACCTAGAAATG TTGAACTCAGTGATGCCTCCCCGAACTGTTGGATATCCCTGGTCTCTGATATACAGCACAGAGAAACATGGCTTCAGTCTGAAGACTATGTACAGACACATGAATGATATAGATACTCCTATATTACTGGTTGTCAAGGATACTGCAGAAAAT gTGTTTGGTGCCATGACGTCATGTGAGATGAAAGTTAGTGATCATTTCTATGGAACAGGAGAatctttcctttattcattttatccAGAATTTAAG GTATTCAGATGGACCGGAGAAAATAATTTCTTCATGAAGGGAAACCAGGAGAGTTTATCTATTGGTGCTGGACA AGGTCAGTTTGGACTTTGGTTTGATGGAGATATTTACCATGGTAGGACCAATCATTGTGAGACCTATGATAATGACATTTTAACAATCTCAGAAGACTTTGTTGTCAGTTGTTTTGAAGCATGGGGATTtacagattga